The sequence CCGGAGAAAACTTCAACGGCGGAGGATTCGAGCTCAAACCGGGCCAATCCATAGTCTTCAACGCGCCAGTAGGCTGGTCAGGTCGAATATGGGGACGAACCGGCTGCAATTTCGACAAAACCGGAACCGGAACATGCGAAACCGGTTCATGCGGCTCGACCCTAAAATGCTCAGCCTCCGGAAAACCACCAGCTTCACTCGCCGAGTTCACGTTAGCCGCATTGGATTTCTACGACGTGAGTCTCGTCGACGGGTTTAATCTTCCGATGTCCGTGACTCCGATGAACGGAAAGGGAAACTGTAGTGTCGCCGGCTGTGTGGCTGACCTGAGATCAAAGTGTCCGCCGGAGCTTGCCGTGAAATCTAAGGGGAAAGTGGTTTCGTGTAGGAGTGCTTGTGATGTGTTCGATAGAGATGAGTATTGTTGTAGAGGAGTTTATGGGAATCCTGTTACGTGTCGACCAACAAATTACTCGAAAATGTTCAAGGAAGCTTGTCCTACTGCTTATAGCTATGCTTATGATGATCCGACCAGTATCTTCACTTGTTCCGGCACTGATTACGTCATCTCTTTCTGTTCCTCCAAGTTTGTGTcttaaacttttttcttttggtgtttatatttgtttttgacatatatttatacatattttaaaactcaaacaCATTAATTTCTATaacattttaacatttaaaagAAAACCAATAATTTTAAGTCTGACCCCAAAACATTACTTGTGTGCTTCATATAtgttaaaccaaaaaaacattattaatatttGTGTTTACATTTATAGCTATAATACATTTTAGGCTAAAGTAAATGTTATAATCCTTTGCTAATTTCAAATGCAGAGGTAACCAAAACCAAGCAATCTTTTGCACCCAAAAACTAGCAATCTTGGCCACCtaatctttgtgtttgattCTGTATTTCTCTTTTGATTTTGTATGTTTAATTTGATTGTTATTGTGTATGTGTACAGGAAGAAGCCGGTGTGTACGTACCATGATAACAAGTTGGCATGCAGCGATGGTTCTGGTTCAGGTGGATTCAGGACGATGACTGGGAGATTGTGGCTTATATTGATGTTGTCTCTTTTTGCTTTTATCtactcttagttcttttttttcgaGGAAAAATCCTCAGGTCACGAAGCCACGTTAAATTCAAAGATAAAATGTCCCTCTCGAAAATCATCTTTCAGTATTATGAGTCATATTGTATGATccaataaagataaaaaaatcaatttttgataaaagaacAGAACCAAAAGGAAAACTGTCTTTATTTTTCCAACAAATCAGGAAAATTATCGTAATATTTCAAAAGATAATGTTTCAACCTAATCTCATAGCTCTCAAGACTGCTGCTATGTACATGATCCGTTTCAGTTCCAATCAAAACCATCATTAGAGAGCTTATTATATCTTTATTCTCTTCTTATTCCCCATTTTGCTTTGGCCTcatggatcatcatcatcatctactcTTCTCTTCTGTACTGACTATGACGCACTTTTCTGTGACCATCTCTGATGCTTCTGGGAATCCCTTGCCACGTCAGCTTACAGCTGTGAGCTCCAACTTCCAAGCTGTAACTAAACTTCTTAGCCTCGTTCACCTCGCCATGCTGGTCTTGGCTATGTGCATATTCAGATTTTCCATCTGGCTCATTTGTTACCGTTGTTTCAGAAGGCTCCCCAACTTTATGCTTTTCTCTGAAAATGACACGAGCAACATCAGTAGTTTGTTTCCTTCCAGAACCACCAATACCTAatgtttcatttcttttttcctgGCAGACGACTGTACAACTGACGGGTTGATCTTGGACAACAACATCTCATTTTATTTCCAAACCGATGTAATTTTGGATCCTGACGATTCACCAACCTTAACCTCAATTGgaacagatatatatatatatatatatatatatgcacaggTAATATATTCTACAAGCAATGATTATCCTTGGGGATATAATATCATTTAAGGCAACACTGGCGCAGCATAATGCTCAGGAAGATAATGGGTAAGAGCGGGTCCAACATCTCAAGCTTCCCACACAAGTCTTATTACCGGAGGCAGATAATGCTCAGCTATtgaccagagagagagagagtgatttACGCAGACCCTTCATCAAAACTTTCCTTAGTTCCCTAACCAGAAGTTGTTTGCATTTATGTAAATTTCTATTACCTCGTCTGTATGAAGTTGGCTGAGATATGGAT is a genomic window of Brassica napus cultivar Da-Ae chromosome A2, Da-Ae, whole genome shotgun sequence containing:
- the LOC125588523 gene encoding pathogenesis-related thaumatin-like protein 3.5, translating into MHLRFNLSPRILLLFLTLLSGTKWSESARVFTIVNSCDQTIWPAITPGENFNGGGFELKPGQSIVFNAPVGWSGRIWGRTGCNFDKTGTGTCETGSCGSTLKCSASGKPPASLAEFTLAALDFYDVSLVDGFNLPMSVTPMNGKGNCSVAGCVADLRSKCPPELAVKSKGKVVSCRSACDVFDRDEYCCRGVYGNPVTCRPTNYSKMFKEACPTAYSYAYDDPTSIFTCSGTDYVISFCSSKKKPVCTYHDNKLACSDGSGSGGFRTMTGRLWLILMLSLFAFIYS